From the Planctomycetota bacterium genome, the window CATCTTTGTTGTGGGATAAAGTATTCGCTTTGCGTATTGTCTTTTTCGACAACTGTAATCATGATTTTAGAGGCTGATTTTGAGATTACTTTTCTGATAATAACTATTTCCGTATCTACCGTAGCTTCTAAGAAAACTGGATGACGGTAATGAACTATGTTTTCAACTTGTGTTTTGCTAAAAACATATTGCCTGATTTTATTAGACTGAATATTTAGAAGCCAAGTATTTGGAATAATCATACCAAATAAACCACTTTTCCTTAGCAAGGAAAGAGATTTTTCGAGGAATAATATATAAGAATCTAATTGATAATCTTGGGATTCAAATTTAGCCAATAAATACTTTGTTGTATTTGAAGACAACAAAGCACCATACGGTGGGTTTCCAATGACCACGTCAAACCCGCCCTTTTTCATAACCCTATCAAACTGTTTGTCCCAGTTGAATGGTTTCACCTTATACCAGTCATCGCCGAAATATTTCTTTAATGATATGGCATCACCGGAGACGAGCGAATTACCGCATTTAATATTACTGTTTAACATTGGGAGAACCGCCTGCCCGGAGATGAAAGACTCCCCGTCAAGCATCTTTAACATCAGGGATAGTTTGGTTACCTCTACTGCCTGTTCATCTAAATCCACGCCAAAGATATGGTCAAGCAGAATCTTCCGCTTTTCGAAGATATCAAGCTGGGGTAATTGTTCTTCATCTTTGAGTTGCAATTTCTTCTGCCCGGCAGAGTGCTTCAATTTAAGTTTCTTTTGCCTACGGTAGTAATTTATCATTTCCTCATAAGCCCTGATAAGGAAACTGCCTGAGCCGCAAGCCGGGTCTAATATCTTTAATTCCTTAATCTTTTTGGGAGGCAATTCCTTTAAGAGCTTGCCGATAGTATTTTGCACGATATAGTCAACGATATATTGAGGCGTGTAATAAACGCCCCCGGCTTTCCTGACATCCGGCTTCATTTCGTATTTGACCTGTTGCTCAGTTAATTTGATAGTATAACCCAGGTATTCTTCATAGATATTCCCCAGCACTTCCAGCGGGATGACATCGAATTGGTAAGGGTTATAGGTTTCCTTGATGATTTGTTCCATTACCGGGAAGTCAATAGCTAAATTTGCCTCCCATTCTTTGGGGCTGAAAAGGTCGCTATCAAAAGTGTTGTTGTAGCTTTTAAACTCTTCTTTGAGCAATAGCATGGTATTGGTGCCGATGGATTCTGTCCGTTCTCCAAACAGTTCGGATAGTTTCTTACGGTGTACCAGCCCGCGGTCTTCGCAGGAGCGCATAAAGACAATCCGGTCAAGGAGTTTCTGGGTAATTTCCTTTAGGTAATGGGCGTCCTTTTCCTTGTCGCCGGAATCAAAGAGCGCAGGATTATTCTTGTATATGTCTTTGGCTAATGCCTCCCGCCATTCTTTGAGGTCTTTAAGGATTGCCTTGTCTACAGGCAGTTTTTCCAGATTGGATTTCTTTAAGAGAAGTTTATCAAGAGTGCCGTTTAACGCCGATTCCTTGGAAAGAGGCCAGATATCGTCGTCAAAGGAATCAAGATAAAAGTTCAGCTTGCCGTATATTTTACGGCCTTTGATTGTATTTCTTAAATCAGGTTTGACGGTAACATCAAAAAGCCAGCTTTCTTCAAAGTTAGTCAGGAGGACAAACGGGACGCCTCTTTTATTATAGCCGTATTTCAGAACCTGTTCGGTATGGGCGGAAAGACCGTCTTTGGGTGTTTTGGCTTCAACGAATATTTTTATCTTGCCGTCTATTTTTAACCCGTAATCAACCCTGCCCCGTGAAACTGATTCTTCAGGGCTGACTTCATCGCGGTTAGTTATATCCCAGCCCAGGACGTCTTTTAGGAATGGATTGATAAAAGCCATTTTGGTGGCTTCTTCGTTATAAGTTTCTATCTTGCCGGCGGATTTCTCGCTTTCAAACTTCTCTATTAGTTTGGCGAGATTTTCTTTGGCAGTTTCTTTGGTTAGGGGCATATGTTTTTTAGTATACCTTTTCCTCTATCGTTATTCAATCTTTTTCAGGAGTATTTATCAGCACACCTCACGTTAATCTGCGGTTATAGTTTTACTTGACAACTGATTTAATAAGATTTATCCTATCGCAATAGGTTTAAGGAGAGCTAATATGCCGGTAACAAAAATGCTCGAAAAATGGTCGGGTCAAGTCCAGGAAATCACTATCGGCGCAACCAAATCAGAAGGCGGCTCCAGAACCAAATCCGTAAAAGTCGGCGGGGAAACCGCCATGCCTTTCCTCCATGAAGATGGAAAGATGCCCAATAAGCCCCTTATTGCCATGGAAGTCCTGGACTGGGTTCCGCCGGACTGGCACCCGGTTCTCAAGGAAACCTTTAAAGACGTCTTAAATAATCCCGCCAAATGGGCAAAGAAATGCCAGGATGAATACGGAGCTGACCTTATCTGCCTCAAACTCCTGGGCGCCCATCCAGAAAATAATAATACCTCCACGGCAGATATTGTCAAAACCGTCAAGGCCGTCAAAGATGCCGTCGGTTTACCCATCATTATCTGGGGATGCGGCAACGCGGAAAAGGATAACCAGCTTTTCCCGGCAATCAGCCAGGCATTGAAAGGCGAAAGAGCCCTTCTGGGGACAGCTACCCAGGATAACTACAAAACGCTCGCCGCCACCTGCATCGCGGATGGGCATAACATCATCGCGGAAAGCCCGCTTGATATAAATATCTGCAAACAGATCAATATCCTGCTTTCCGATATGGATATGCCCTTTGAACGCATCGTCATCTTCCCGACGACCGGGGCAATCGGTTATGGATTTGAATACGCTTATTCCATAATGGAACGCACCCGGCTGGCCGCCCTGGGCGGCGACAGCGCCATGGCCTGCCCTATAATCGGAGTCGTCTCTTCCGAAGCCTGGAAGACCAAGGAAGCCAAGGCGCCCGAATCCGAAATGCCCGGCTGGGGCGCACTGACCGAAAGGGCCATTTCCTGGGAAACAATAACTGCCTGCGGATTCCTGCTCGCCGGTGCCGATATATTAATTATGTACCACCCGAAATCGGTGGAACTGCTTAAGAAATATATCGAGCAGATGATGGCACGCTAAAGGCCATCATCCCTGCCCTAAAGCGAAAGGGAAAAACAATGGCAGAATCAACCTCCAAATCCAAAAGCGGAGCGAAGCGTCGTCCCGAGGATGTCAAACCCGATATCGAAATCGCCCAAGCGGCAAAGATAAAACCGATTACCCAAATCGCCAAGACTCTCGGCATTGACGAACGCTATATCGAGCCATACGGGCATTACAAAGCCAAAATCAGCCTTGATTTGCTGGATACGCTTAAGAATAAGCCGCTCGGGAAATATATAGTCGTCACGGCAATCACCCCAACACCCCTGGGAGAAGGCAAGACCGTCACAACAATCGGGCTTTCCATGGCATTGAATCACATCGGTAAA encodes:
- a CDS encoding N-6 DNA methylase, whose product is MPLTKETAKENLAKLIEKFESEKSAGKIETYNEEATKMAFINPFLKDVLGWDITNRDEVSPEESVSRGRVDYGLKIDGKIKIFVEAKTPKDGLSAHTEQVLKYGYNKRGVPFVLLTNFEESWLFDVTVKPDLRNTIKGRKIYGKLNFYLDSFDDDIWPLSKESALNGTLDKLLLKKSNLEKLPVDKAILKDLKEWREALAKDIYKNNPALFDSGDKEKDAHYLKEITQKLLDRIVFMRSCEDRGLVHRKKLSELFGERTESIGTNTMLLLKEEFKSYNNTFDSDLFSPKEWEANLAIDFPVMEQIIKETYNPYQFDVIPLEVLGNIYEEYLGYTIKLTEQQVKYEMKPDVRKAGGVYYTPQYIVDYIVQNTIGKLLKELPPKKIKELKILDPACGSGSFLIRAYEEMINYYRRQKKLKLKHSAGQKKLQLKDEEQLPQLDIFEKRKILLDHIFGVDLDEQAVEVTKLSLMLKMLDGESFISGQAVLPMLNSNIKCGNSLVSGDAISLKKYFGDDWYKVKPFNWDKQFDRVMKKGGFDVVIGNPPYGALLSSNTTKYLLAKFESQDYQLDSYILFLEKSLSLLRKSGLFGMIIPNTWLLNIQSNKIRQYVFSKTQVENIVHYRHPVFLEATVDTEIVIIRKVISKSASKIMITVVEKDNTQSEYFIPQQRWQDTNGKPVNILERPELTGFANKLRRFPVLDKVCIITQGAKPFQVGKGSPHQTRKIVDEKPFVSEKKLNSTFRPLLRGSLIQKYQILWNNAYWISFGDWLAEPRYSAGYDAPEKIVIRQTGDSLVAVIDQEQFIVRDNLYTILPSEKDISLHYILGLLNSRLLNWFYQTIINPEKGEALAQVKRGHLAQLPVRKINLSSSVEKKLYSKMIALVNIMLALNKKIQAAKGNEKDQLQNQITETDREIDELVYKLYGLTPAEIKIVEGNL
- a CDS encoding acetyl-CoA decarbonylase/synthase complex subunit delta, whose product is MPVTKMLEKWSGQVQEITIGATKSEGGSRTKSVKVGGETAMPFLHEDGKMPNKPLIAMEVLDWVPPDWHPVLKETFKDVLNNPAKWAKKCQDEYGADLICLKLLGAHPENNNTSTADIVKTVKAVKDAVGLPIIIWGCGNAEKDNQLFPAISQALKGERALLGTATQDNYKTLAATCIADGHNIIAESPLDINICKQINILLSDMDMPFERIVIFPTTGAIGYGFEYAYSIMERTRLAALGGDSAMACPIIGVVSSEAWKTKEAKAPESEMPGWGALTERAISWETITACGFLLAGADILIMYHPKSVELLKKYIEQMMAR